The sequence GCTCAGTGTCTCAATCGTCTGGTCCAATTGCTCAACCAGCTGCTGGGCCTTTTCGGCCGCCAGCAGTCGTTCCTGGAAGCGATCGAGGCGCAAGCGATGCTGGTCCACCTCGCTGAGAAAGTCCTCCTGCAGCTTGCGAACATCATCCAGTTCGCGCTCCATTCGCCGCGCCGAGTCTTCCAGAGCGGCGCCGGTGCGCTTTTCCAGCTCGCTGATTTGTAGCTGTCCGCGATCGGCCATCAGCAGCAACTGATGGTTGATCTTCTGGTCGATGGTCTCGCCCAGACGAGCAATGCGCTCATCCTGTTCTTCCACGAAGCGGTCGGCGCGACTCTGTACGCTTTCGATGGCGTTTTGTAGATCGGTCCGTGCGCGCTCAATGCGCTCCTCTTCCGCCTTGCGCGCATCGCGCAGCAGCGTAACATTGTGTTCCGCCTCCGATCGCAGCGTGGCCTTGATCTCCTGTCCCAGAATGGTCAGCCGTTCGCGCAAGTCCTCGGTTTCCTCGCGTTGCTGCTGGCTGCGTCTTTCCTCCTCGCGAGCTGCCGATCGAAGCCGTTCTTCGCTTTCCAGCGCCTCTTTCTCCAGGGCGGCGCTCAACTCGCGCGCTTCGCGCTTGATTCCGTCGCGCTGGTTCTGGCCGGCGCCCTGGATTGCTTCGCGCTCCTTCTGTTCGATGGTTGCCAGCGCCGCGGTCGTCTCGTCGATTTGTGTCTGGAGTTCGGAGAGGCGGCGCTCTTGCTCGGCAAGAAAGACCTTCTCAAAGCCGCGGTACTTCTGATCGAGCGCGGCGTGGTGCTCCTCAGCCTCTTTGATCAGGCGATTTTCGGCGGATAGGTACTTCTCTTGAAAGAGATTTACCTTGTCCTGCATTCCTTCGGCCATGCGACGCGTTTCATTGAGGATTTCGTCGCGCCGCGAGAGCGCAGCCAGATTGAAGTCATCGAGATCGTTGCGAATTCGCGCGATGTCGGTCTGCATCGATTCGGTCGCCGAAGTGCGCATCTCCTGCAATCGAAGGTCCAGGCCATTCAATCGATCCAGCAGACGCCGTTCCAGTTCCTGGGCGCGCTCGTCGACGCGACCGGCCTCGCTGATCCATTGCTCATCCAGACGCGCCGAGAGCGTGGCGACGCGCTCCGAGGAGAGTTCCACATCGCGCGCCTGGTCGGCCATACGTTCGCCCAGCTTGCGTTGATCTTCCTGCAGGATCTGAAAAGCGGACCGCGCATTGTCAGCCAGCTGGCGGGTACGGTCTTCCGTCTCACGGACCAGACGCTCCACAGTGTCGTGCAAGTCTTGATCGGCTTCTTCCAGGCGCCCGGAGATCGCTGCTGCAAAGTGATCGAGGTCAGCATGCAGACGATCGATCTCGTCGCGCGCCTCCTGCAAGCGCTCCAGACCGCGGTCAAGGCCCTGCACCTGCTCGCCCACCTGACGGGCGCTTCCGGCAATGCGACCCAGCTCGCCAGAGATCGTTTCTACAGTTTCGCGCTCGGAACGCAGCGACTCCAGCGCGTGACGGTAGCCTTCGTAGGTTTCGCGCAATTCCTCTTGAGTCTGGCGGCTCTGACGCAGCAGCAATTCAAATTCCAGCGAAGCGTCGCGGATGCTCTGGACGTGTCGGGCTGCCACCGCATCGAGATTGTGCTCCTGGAGCTCTCCTAAACGGCGCAGATTGTTGCCGCGACCTGCCGGCCGGTCCAGCCGCCGCAAAGCCAGGGCAAAGGCCAGGGAGGCGAGAAAACTGATTGCGATGAGGAAGTATTCCATCAGGATTTCCGAGCGGAAGCGGGCGTCAGGCCAAGCGGATTATGTCGCATTAAATTCCCACGTATATAGCAGCCGTGCGCCCGATGACAACAAAAAAACGGAGCCTTCAGGGGAAGCCAGGCGGCCTGTCCCAGGCGCCCTATTCGTTGTTTGCCAGCATCTACGATGCCTGCATGGACCACGTGCCCTATGAGCAGTGGGCCGATTATCTTGATGAGTGCGCCTGGCGTCTGCTTGGGCGTCGTCCAGAAAACAACCTCGACCTGGCCTGTGGAACCGGCCTGCTGCTGGCTCAATTGTTGCGCCGTCCGGGTCGATTTGCCGGCGTCGATGGCGCGCCGCAAATGGCCGCCGTGGCCCGTCGGCGCCTGCCGCTGACCCGCATTGAAGTGGCCTCGCTTTGTGGTCCGACGCCTTTTGCCGCCAGAAGCTTTGACCGCATCACTTGCTGCCACGACAGTCTGAACTACCTCAGCGCAGCAGAACTGAAACAGGCAATGGTTGAGGTTGCTCGACTGCTGCCGGCAGGGGGCCTCTATTCGGTCGACCTGGCCACGCTTTCCAATATGCGCGATTGGTTTGACGGCCGTCTGATCCGTCGCCGCATCCGCGGAATTTCGCTGCGCTGGTCCAATCGTTACCTGAGCGCCAGTAACGAGCTCATATCGACCTTGCGCATGCGCACCAATGATGGTCGCCTGATCGTCGAACAGCACCGACAACGTTTCATAGACCCGGCAGAGTTGATCGCGGCTGCCGGCGCCGCCGGCCTGCGTCTGGCGCTGCGCGAGGGAGACTACAGCAAGCGACCGCCGGGCG comes from Leptospirales bacterium and encodes:
- a CDS encoding class I SAM-dependent methyltransferase, translated to MTTKKRSLQGKPGGLSQAPYSLFASIYDACMDHVPYEQWADYLDECAWRLLGRRPENNLDLACGTGLLLAQLLRRPGRFAGVDGAPQMAAVARRRLPLTRIEVASLCGPTPFAARSFDRITCCHDSLNYLSAAELKQAMVEVARLLPAGGLYSVDLATLSNMRDWFDGRLIRRRIRGISLRWSNRYLSASNELISTLRMRTNDGRLIVEQHRQRFIDPAELIAAAGAAGLRLALREGDYSKRPPGVRDSLWNFHFLREES